Genomic window (Lycium barbarum isolate Lr01 chromosome 2, ASM1917538v2, whole genome shotgun sequence):
AGAAATAAATGCATTAGTGGGATTTGATACTTGTTCCTCTTAGTAAATAACTAAACTCTTAACCAAGTGCACCATTAAGCCTTTTTGTAGCATGAGTGCCATCAAGAAATATTAGATGaattatgtacataaaatatCTTGTTCTACGGAAAGACTATGGGTTTACGTGCCCAAAATTTGCACATAAATTCGCCCCTGCCTCCCACCATTATCCTAAAGCTTTGGATTGAATGCTCAGATATTTGACACCTACATATTAGGCAAATTCCAGCCATTCTTGACCAAGTTCGTAGATATCCCTTCTTATAGTACAATATTTGAACATTTGTGCAGCTTAACAAGTTAACATCAACATGCTATGTAAATTTAAAGTGATGACACCAGTGATTTTAAATAATAAACGCAAGAAATGAAGTGCACGCACCAACAGATGTTTCACAAGGAAGGAATCTGAGAGAATTCCAAATTTCGAGTACTTGTATCATAAATCAAGGATTAGGTTAAACTATTGACATCACCAACTACAAGAACATCTGCTTCCACAATGCAGCAGTCTTCGACAAGGTAGCCTTTTTTTGGATTCTTGAATTCATGTAGCGGCATGAATGCTGACCAACCCCAAGCGGCTACAGCAGCTGAAAACCAATGTGAAGAATCTGCAAAAGAACGTAATCCAAAAAAGATTCTATTCAATTCATATATCCAGTTACCTAGTAAATGACGAAAACTTAATCAGTTCCATTAAATAACTGTTAGCTATTTGTTAAATGAAACTGATCAATCCTTACAGAAGTTTGAAGTGAGAAAAAGCATTTGATCAAACCAACCCTGAAAACAAGTACTTATTAATTACCCCCACTGATTTTACTTTTCCTTTTCTGAACAAAAATAGGGACCCCGTGGAATTTCCTCCAAGAGAAACTCAAACAACGTCTACATAGATAACGCAAACGGGCAAGATAACATACTTAAAAAGACTAGAACATAGAACTTTAAAATTTTGTCCAAATGACGAAAATCCAAACAAAACTAACAAAAATTGTACATGCAAAGCAAAATTCGTATTACCAAAAGTATGTAATTCTACCATATAGCACTTGCTGTGGTTATCCTTTTACTCCCTCtatcctaatttatgtggcatttttcatttttcgagattcaaatgatttaaactttgaccaacatttcaAAATGTATTATTTCATCATAttgacatgagaagaattacaatTATAGTACTTTTCGTAATATTTaaagtttaattttaaaatattgagttaatttaATTCAATATCGTTtaaaaaattagtcaaattaactctcgGAAAGGGTaaaatgccacataaattgggatggtgGGAGTACTATGTTCACATGCTTTGCAAATGCTTTTTTCCTAGTTCTGTAAGGATCCGTTGCCGCAAACTTAAAGGATCATATGTGCTCAGATAATACAACATGGGTAAAAATAGATCTACCCTAAAGTTCAATAGACCATTTTGTCAAAGCTCACGTAAAACATATCATCAATTAATTTGACCCATGTGTATGATTCTGTCCACTTCAAATTGAGTATAACCAAAGACAAACAAAAGATTAGTTGTACTTTATGGAAGTCCAATTTGCTAAAGATTGAAAATGGTTTGTCTCATAAAGTTTACTTCTGACTTAGCTAGCTACCTTATCCTTGATGACTTTGCATTGCCTGTGTAGTATAGTATATGAtaacctttctttttttctttagcTCTTTTTAATTACATAGAGAATCAAGGGAAGGGAAATAGCATGCCTGAGAAGGATGATATTGTTGATCAAATGGATCGCATTCGTAAGGAAAAACTTCTATTCCATATAGACAGAAGTGCAACAAATTAGGGAACAAAAGAACGTAACTCTTACGATGTGCACCACTAATCTGATCCTTTACAGAAATGCTAAGTATTGCCTTGACCCTTTTCTGGCGACCAAAACTTCCAGCATCAACTGATACAAGGTAAATGGATATGCTATGGCCCTTTTCACGAGCATGACCTGCAGGATAGAGCAAAAGCTTCCTACATCCAACATAATTAACGAATTTTATTTACATTACAAAGAGAAACATCGAATGGAAAATGTGAAAGAAGAATATATACGTTATGTATAAGAAGGCAAGAACAACACACCATTTGTAAGCCCCTACAGGAAATTCTTCTGAATACAATTTATCCTTTAATTTTGAGAATCCAGAGATCTCCCATTTGTGCTTATAAGACTTGGTCTCATTCAAAAAGGACACACATTCACCTACTCCTGGCTCTTGATGACAGATACATCCACTCCAAAGATACATTTGTCATTAACAAGGTAACCCTTAGAGGGATCTCTGATTGTTTCATGAGATATACATTTCGAGACACCCCATTCAGTCTTGATATTGTGAAAACGTTGAGCCATTCCTGCAATAAAGTATTGTCTTAGAAAGTCCTTTCAAAATACATTAAGAATCTCCTATTTAAAATTGAAATGGTCTATTTacgtttttattttaatttttgataagTTAAAATCATgtatttattttactttcatgTTTAGAAAACCTCAACAGACTTCAAAGAGGAAAATTTCTGGAGCAAAGAAAACTATACCTTTCATTACAAGAAATTTGTCATGAATTTGATCAAATATCAAGAAGCTAAATGTGGCATTAACCTCCCAACCAGCCTGTAAAGAGCTTATATCGGCAATGGCCAAGTATACAGAAATATGATCACGCCCGCACTTCCATCTCCGTTAGGATAGATGATCATTTTCCTGTCCAAAATGCATGAACAGCAAAATTCATAACTACTTGTGAATATGCTGGATTCttgggaaaaaataaaaaatatcagtCTGTTTCAAACTATTCATACGTCTAATTCATTTAGAGAAACTTATTACTGCTATACCTACTCCACGCCAATTTGTAGGCACTATTTCCTCCTTTTTGCCTGTCCTAAAAAGCTTGGCAAGTTTCTCTATTTGTTTGAATCAGTAAGCACCTTTTTGTATTTAGTAACCAGTTAACTTTGATATTCCAATTGACATGATCGTTGTAAGCCTAAACGAATACCAACAAAAAATTATTTGATACAGCGCGGAACTTTTGAAATGTTATTATGATATGTATCCTATGTGTCCTATCAAACTATGCCAAACAAGTAGGAACAGAGGTAGTAACTATACTAGTTTATAAGCTCTCTGGAAAGAGCAATGCCTCCAGCTTTCTCTCCCTAGAAAGTCAAAATCAGAATAAGAAGATAGAAGGGGATAAAAGACTTTGCGGTAACCTGTGAAGCTTTCACGACCCAATttgcgagtcgtggtggcacctatactatccctccgagtaggcgaaccacattactattaacaagttaaataagcggaaaattGAATAataataagttatcaagtcttaaatacttatcataactagaaatgtcacgacaaccccaaaatttGGTCAAAGGacacaagagcgctaacatagttTGGAATaaaagtctgaaaatacccgaaggctacatactGTCTGTCGAACAAAAAAAACAGAATTAAATAAGagggtccttcaggggccacggatgaccaagtagctcaccctgaatgaccgaaagatgtcaccctcgcgtatcagccacggggcgtagaactggagcctgaatcgtactctgcactcaacaaaaagtgcagcaagagtagtatcagtacaactagtaccggtaagcatcataggccgacaatgattagataacgcatgaagaagttgaaaccaacaaataacacatagagcaaacaggtatggtcacgtatcatatacaagtgaagtgtaaaggaatcatgaaatcaaccaagacagatataattcaccaaatgatcagtcaaatatatgagtggatgaatgcaatgcaatgcaatagtcatctcgctcactccactctcgtacacgcatgctaagggcagtgcctcaaagccatgacccatgaaggacccgcgaagtccatgtaccattcgtgctctccggcagaaacctcggaggctttcaatcactctcaatctccgacaaagatctcggagtctctctgtcactctcaatctccggcaaaaacctcggagtctctcaatcacttagctcaccatcatcacaagaataatatggaaggcatgtcatgcatgatatcagtctcaacaatatcaccaatagaCAATCAACAAATACAAGTCATATTAATGCTACCATTCCTTTTCATatgatgagtgagctagtatgtgacagagatacagacaggtgataatcacagaaaataacacatggcgacaagcccacataacagctgacagagCCAACTTAATTGGAATCCACCTCCACTCCATGCCCAAAGGCCtatatgctatccccgtcactttctacaactacatacgattctctaatcagagtctaactaaagtagaccataacctacctcaatgccgagcgggtgacacgaacaatcaaactaatgccttccctttgcgtagagcctctgaatgatcaaaatctatcaaatatgcgatctacgttagaatacgaatctaagaacACCCATATTGTTATATTTATATTCGAAACTCAAAAACGCACCCCGAAAAGTGaccttgggcccacaagggcaagattgaaattttattgaaaaataatttcacccattatctaaggatcatatattttgaaaattagtcaatttcatccataaatggtCTCTCAAATCATTAATTCCCATTTTTTAAGACTAGGGCTCAAAACTTTCAATTACCTCAAAATCTTAACTTAGGATAAAATCTAACTTCCCACATCTCAAATACCATGAATTTAACGGTGTTTATATGAACAATACACCTAATATCCAGTTACATATacccagtatatcaaaatgtagTCACATAATGGAAATCAAATGAAAAATATTCAAACCCATGAAAATTTCGGAAGTTGTATCtaagaaacattcttttcgtacATTAGTGTTTGCTACATTCATCTTTACTGTTAGCAATTAATCCATCATGAAATAATCATTAGCCTTCATTACATTAACTAATCATCATCACTTAATTAAAATGGTACATCAAACATGATATGTACTATTAAAGATATCTTAAAGTAAGCCCCTTACAGTACAACGAAATTGAAATGGAAATTCACTGCAACTTAAATTTGATGCTAATCATTGGATGAATAATTACTCCAATCACAATGGCCCACCATTTAGTATTAATTATTATGGTCCAATTATTAGCCAACCCATTATTCAATGAATGTCAACATAAATAGCAAAATATCACACCAACTTTCTGCAATAAAGGGTACCTGATGCCTTGATAGTTTGATAAATTGATGCTCCCTGACTTTTTGTGCACAGTTGAAACGTAACTGCCCTATAATTGTTTCTCTTTTCAGACCATATACTGATTTGAGGACTAGATATagggaattttacataaatgactacactttggggGTTTAAAATTTGCCATAACtacagtttcaatatttacattgcGTAGCTACAGTTTTCTCGCTGTATTCAAAAAATGGCTCGTTGTATTCATAAAACGACctagttgtattcatgaatacagcgaataaaaaaatttcaaaaattcttttcactgtattcaagtcatatgtattcaactcaactgtattcatgTCAAATGTATTCAATTCAGTTGTATTCATCTAtagctacttttacattgtattcactttattgtatttaaaaatcagtggtattcaaacaacataaatacaaaaaaaaattgtattcaacTTGCACAACTGAGTTGAATTTTCCCaaaaaaattaacgaatacactcaaatactaatacaaaaaataaaattcaacaGATCTGGAGGAAGGAGAAGATGATGACCGAAGAAAGAAGGGGAAGGAACAATGCCGATGGTGGCGACAGATCTGGAGGAAAAATGAGATTGTGTGGAGAAGGTGAATGGATGGAGATCGATAAGAAGGGGAAGGAGCTGAGGATGGTGGTGACGTCGGCCATGGTGGTGGCGCAATGGCAGTGGAGTGGCGGTAAGGAGAGAGAAAATGGAAGAGAGAGCAGAAGGGAGGGAGAAGTAGTGGACTTGAAGAACATTGAATATTTTTCATGGAAGAGAGAGCAGAATGGAGGGAGAAGGGAGGGAGGAGAGAGAAAAATGTGGATACAAGGGTTGCTTTTTTATTTTAACCAATTTTGTATGTTTTAGTTATGGAGTGTAATTGATATACAGCTTTTAGCTATGAGGTCTAAATTAATTAAAGTATAGCTACTAGATAAAAATAAGGTCTAATGTTAGTTACACCATGTAGATTTCCCCTAGATATAACCCTTAAGGCCCTTGCACGTAAGGAATATAAGGTGGGCCTGGCCCAATAGCTTATTACAATATTGATCCACTTCACTTATTCACTTGGCCACTTTGAGTACTTTAAAAATTTACATACTCCGTCAAATAATCTATTTACTAAATTATGCCTTATATGTGTGCAACTCATATTCCTATAAGTagctattcacacacattaaataaatatatttcaagaATTACCCATCAATTATATAACCGTCACCTATTCCCGCAAGTTAAGAATACCATTTAAAGCTACGAAAATGGTATTTTAGCGAAAATGATTTCAAAGTGCTaaatgaccaaacgggttgttacagaAGCCTTCATAAAAGTCCTCAAAATATTAAAAAGGGAATTGTATAATGCAAATACTTGAAAAAATTGGACATTCTCCtggaaaaaaaacatatatattctTGTCTTCTAACCTAAACTCTTAGGAAGCATGAACTCAAGGACAAgtatacatgcatatatacatgcaTCAGTCAATTTATACTTATGTTATCATCGAATTTTGAATTAGACAAACTACTTTAATATACTTTGGAGGAACTTAAGAAATTGCAGAGACACCCTTTAGTAAGAGAGGAGTCATGCTACACAACTTTGCAATAGATTTTCTGCTATGTGTAGACGATATTTGTTTATAGAAAAAAGTACATATACACACTTCACCGACTTGAAAATAACACAAAGTAAACGATAATTGTAACCGGAAATAAAGCCATAAAAACGCAATTCTAGACTCAACCACTTAAAAGCGGGATTGCAATAATAAGCCGACATGTCACTAGAGGCAGATGTAGCCTTTGGACAATGCGTTCAACTGGTCCAAATAGTTTCGTCACAGATCATAGATACATATGCGAAAAATCATTAAAATTTCAAGCTATATTAAATTTTGAACCTATCATTCATAAGTACAATGAGTTAGAGCCTTAAGAAGTGTTTGTCCTCGTACTTAAGAAGTGTAACAAGTTCAATCTAAGAGTCTTAAAGATTGGATCCACCAAGTCAGGCAAGGGGGTTCAATAtctactaaatatacataaaaataatattaatcTTGCATATATAGTGTAATTTCTCGTCGTAGGGGGTTTGGATGAACCCCTGGGCCTAACCTAGCTCTTCCCCTAGCCATTATACTTAAGAAACACCATAACCATATTAGTATATTACTATTGACATCATATGTCAAGGTAAGTGAATATTGTTCATACCAAAAACTGAAAAACTGatcaattaaaagaaaagagaaaaaaaaacccggagcactaagctcccgctatatGCGGCGTATGGGGAAGGACCGCACTAAAAGGAATAGAATATTTTTCTCAACGTTTTCCATTGAAACCTTGGAATATATACAGTATACATTGCATATAATTAGGCTTAATCTAAGGCTACTAAATATATACAATCCTAAAAACAATAACAgaatatatatttacatatatatcttaacACACCCCGCAGTCGAAGTGAGAGGTTGACGGACACTTAGACTGTCCCGAAATTCTTCAAACAGAACACGCGGAAGACCCTTAGTAAAAATATCCGCGATTTGATATCGTGATGGAACATGAAGAACTCGAACTTGTCTACGGGCAACCTTTTCCCGTACAAAGTGAATATCCATCTCAATATGCTTGGTACGTTGATGTTGCACCGGATTACCCGATAAATAAATTGCACTAACATTGTCACAATAAACAATTGTAGCCTTTTTAATCGGACAAT
Coding sequences:
- the LOC132628783 gene encoding ubiquitin C-terminal hydrolase 12-like — protein: MASGQVRRFHSIKAEWGCSKFISHKSLKEPCNGYLVDDNCILGAEVFVIKNQGVGECVSLLKDIECIKHEWNIFEFSKLGEQCSSKEFTVGDHKWKLLLYPAGHAREKGHSISIYLVSVDAGSFGRQKRVKAILSISVKDQISGAHHSSHWFSAAVAAWGWSAFMPLHEFKNPKKGYLVEDCCIVEADVLVVGDVNSLT